A single Chloroflexia bacterium SDU3-3 DNA region contains:
- a CDS encoding AMP-binding protein: MTSEAAQNIAAFLPEQARLRPDQVAVLHETPRGCERLTYAELARKSNALAWGLAGCGIAQGTRVLLMVPAGLPLLALGFALFQVGAVPILIDPAMGTQNIRQCIAEAAPEALIGVPRAHLLRLAAPGALRHVRRWVTVGRYAAPGSLRLGALESVGAGVAAPYPTATVAADDTAAIAFTTGSTGVPKGVLYEHSMLNAQCAVLREHYGIQQGEVEMPVFPLFVLFNVAMGLTSAIPPIDPTRPAACDPAEVVSFIQRHRVTSSFGSPAIWAKVAAHCAERGERLPSLRRVMMAGAPVPARLHAQMLPLLGEGGGTHTPYGATEALPITSIGGREVLAAQAERGPTAGACLGLPLPGMELRIIPIGEDALTSWTDVEPLPPEAVGEIVVCGPMVTRRYLARPEANRLAKIADGARVWHRMGDVGYLDAQGRLWFCGRKAHRVPTAGGTLFTEQVEPVFNQHPEVARTALVGLGGGALRTPAIVAEPRPGHFPRSRAERARLAHELLALGASTPLTAGIRTVLFHPAFPVDVRHNAKIFRDRLAAWAERQRPLQEAGF, from the coding sequence ATGACGAGTGAGGCTGCGCAGAACATCGCGGCCTTCCTGCCCGAGCAGGCCCGGCTGCGGCCTGATCAGGTGGCGGTGCTGCACGAGACGCCGCGCGGCTGCGAGCGGCTGACCTACGCCGAGCTGGCGCGCAAGAGCAACGCACTGGCCTGGGGCCTGGCGGGCTGCGGCATAGCGCAGGGCACGCGGGTGCTGCTGATGGTGCCCGCCGGGCTGCCGCTGCTGGCCCTAGGCTTCGCGCTGTTTCAGGTGGGCGCAGTGCCCATCCTGATCGACCCGGCCATGGGCACGCAGAACATCCGCCAGTGCATCGCCGAGGCCGCGCCCGAGGCGCTGATCGGCGTGCCGCGCGCGCACCTGCTGCGGCTGGCCGCGCCGGGCGCGCTGCGCCACGTGCGCCGCTGGGTGACGGTGGGCCGCTACGCTGCGCCGGGCAGCCTGCGGCTGGGTGCGCTGGAGTCGGTGGGGGCGGGCGTGGCCGCGCCCTACCCCACCGCGACAGTGGCGGCGGATGATACGGCGGCGATCGCCTTTACCACTGGCAGCACAGGCGTGCCCAAGGGCGTGCTGTACGAGCACAGCATGCTCAACGCCCAGTGCGCTGTGCTGCGCGAGCACTATGGCATCCAGCAGGGCGAGGTCGAGATGCCGGTCTTCCCGCTGTTTGTGCTGTTTAATGTGGCCATGGGTCTGACCTCGGCCATCCCGCCTATCGACCCCACGCGGCCAGCCGCGTGCGACCCCGCCGAGGTGGTGTCGTTCATCCAGCGCCACCGCGTCACCTCGTCGTTTGGCTCGCCCGCGATCTGGGCCAAGGTGGCGGCCCACTGCGCCGAGCGCGGCGAGCGGCTGCCCTCGCTGCGGCGCGTGATGATGGCGGGCGCTCCGGTGCCCGCGCGGCTGCACGCGCAGATGCTGCCGCTGCTGGGCGAGGGCGGCGGCACCCACACGCCCTACGGCGCGACCGAGGCCCTGCCGATCACGTCGATCGGCGGGCGCGAGGTGCTGGCGGCCCAGGCCGAGCGCGGCCCGACCGCCGGGGCCTGCCTGGGGCTGCCGCTGCCCGGCATGGAGCTGCGGATCATCCCGATCGGCGAGGATGCGCTGACCAGCTGGACCGATGTGGAGCCGCTGCCGCCCGAGGCGGTGGGCGAGATCGTGGTGTGCGGGCCGATGGTGACGCGGCGCTATCTAGCCCGCCCCGAGGCCAACCGGCTGGCCAAGATCGCCGACGGCGCGCGCGTGTGGCACCGCATGGGCGACGTGGGCTATCTGGATGCGCAGGGGCGGCTGTGGTTCTGTGGTCGTAAGGCGCATCGCGTGCCCACGGCAGGCGGCACCCTGTTCACCGAGCAGGTCGAGCCGGTGTTCAACCAGCACCCCGAGGTGGCCCGCACCGCGCTGGTGGGGCTGGGCGGCGGCGCGCTGCGCACGCCTGCCATCGTGGCCGAGCCAAGGCCGGGGCATTTCCCGCGCAGCCGGGCCGAGCGCGCCCGCCTGGCCCACGAGCTGCTGGCGCTGGGCGCATCCACGCCGCTCACAGCGGGCATTCGCACGGTGCTATTTCACCCGGCCTTCCCAGTGGATGTGCGCCACAACGCCAAGATCTTCCGCGACCGCCTGGCGGCCTGGGCCGAGCGTCAGCGGCCATTGCAAGAAGCGGGCTTCTAG
- a CDS encoding alpha/beta fold hydrolase, with protein sequence MSYVDEGSGPVVVLLHGNLTWSFYYRRLILALREAHRVIAPDHLGCGLSDKPQGYLYQLANHIKNLALLLRQLGVAEADLVVHDWGGPVGLGYAVRHELRLRRLVVMNSLAFLPPRVPLPVALGQVAPLGDLLSRRLGLTPYAAPWDTPTLPQDVREGHLMPYRSHHDRIALQRFVEDLPTHPSHPTWPLMEAIDRQIGQFRETPALILWGGRDTFFDDSFLSGWMQRFPLASAARYDEAGHYLLEEAPGEVASRIVRFLA encoded by the coding sequence ATGAGCTATGTGGATGAGGGCAGCGGGCCGGTGGTGGTGCTGCTCCATGGCAACCTCACGTGGTCGTTCTACTACCGTCGGCTCATTCTGGCGCTGCGCGAGGCCCACCGTGTGATCGCGCCCGATCATCTGGGCTGCGGCCTGTCGGACAAACCGCAGGGCTACCTCTACCAGCTGGCGAACCATATTAAAAATCTGGCCCTGCTGCTGCGCCAGCTGGGTGTCGCCGAGGCCGATCTGGTGGTGCACGACTGGGGCGGGCCGGTCGGGCTGGGCTACGCGGTGCGCCACGAGCTGCGGCTGCGGCGGCTGGTGGTGATGAACAGCCTGGCCTTCCTGCCGCCGCGCGTGCCGCTGCCGGTGGCGCTGGGCCAGGTCGCGCCGCTCGGCGATCTGCTCAGCCGCCGCCTGGGGCTGACGCCCTACGCCGCGCCGTGGGACACGCCTACGCTGCCGCAGGATGTGCGCGAGGGCCACCTGATGCCCTACCGCAGCCACCACGACCGCATCGCGCTGCAGCGCTTTGTGGAAGACCTGCCCACCCACCCTAGCCACCCCACATGGCCGCTGATGGAGGCGATCGACCGGCAGATCGGCCAGTTCCGCGAGACCCCCGCGCTCATCCTCTGGGGTGGGCGCGACACCTTTTTTGACGATAGCTTCCTGAGCGGCTGGATGCAGCGCTTCCCGCTGGCCTCGGCGGCGCGCTACGACGAGGCGGGGCACTACCTGCTGGAGGAGGCCCCGGGCGAGGTGGCCTCGCGCATCGTGCGGTTCCTGGCATGA
- a CDS encoding magnesium transporter yields the protein MMFLAHLLDSPVCGKTDELIGKLDDLIVRIDHSPYPSISGIVVRDRGRRFFVPAAHLVGMNGVAKLNSSVVDVQPFRRRDGEVLLAKDVLDHQIIDISGRRIVRVNDVQLTKIESDFRVIGVDVSAQALFRRLAPKRLADRIQGRHIIDWDEVQYLASAAPVQLKVSYNRLTELNPVDLARIVDALSFRESAELIGGLDHETAADLLEEVSDERLADLLEGMDIERAADILEEMAPGAAADALEDLTRDIAARILARIEPEEAADIQEALSYDEDSVGRIMETDFVRVPMGSTIHEALQAIRTLESPPDPLLAVYVVSEQDPEELRGIVRLRALMLADPAMLIDDIMEDDLPTVQPEDRAEDAARILAEYNLLAVPVLDESMRLVGVVSVDDALAVLMPEIWSRRGARTHL from the coding sequence ATGATGTTTCTGGCACACCTACTCGACAGCCCAGTCTGCGGCAAGACCGATGAGCTCATCGGCAAGCTCGACGACCTGATCGTCCGCATCGACCACTCGCCCTACCCCTCAATCAGCGGGATTGTGGTGCGCGACCGTGGGCGGCGCTTCTTCGTGCCCGCCGCCCACCTGGTGGGCATGAACGGCGTAGCCAAGCTCAACTCATCGGTGGTGGATGTCCAGCCCTTCCGCCGCCGCGATGGCGAGGTGCTGCTGGCCAAGGATGTGCTCGACCACCAGATCATCGACATCAGCGGGCGGCGGATCGTGCGCGTCAACGACGTGCAGCTCACCAAGATCGAGTCCGACTTCCGCGTGATCGGCGTGGATGTGAGCGCCCAGGCCCTGTTCCGCCGCCTCGCGCCCAAACGCCTGGCCGACCGCATCCAGGGCCGCCATATCATCGACTGGGATGAGGTGCAGTACCTGGCCTCGGCGGCCCCCGTGCAGCTCAAGGTCTCCTACAACCGCCTCACCGAGCTGAACCCGGTGGACCTGGCCCGCATCGTCGACGCGCTCTCCTTCCGCGAGAGCGCCGAGTTGATCGGCGGGCTGGACCACGAGACCGCCGCCGACCTGCTGGAGGAAGTGAGCGACGAGCGCCTGGCCGACCTGCTGGAGGGCATGGACATCGAGCGCGCCGCCGACATCCTTGAGGAGATGGCCCCCGGCGCTGCCGCCGACGCCCTCGAAGACCTGACCCGCGACATCGCCGCCCGCATCCTGGCCCGCATCGAGCCAGAGGAGGCCGCCGACATCCAAGAGGCGCTCTCCTACGATGAGGATAGCGTGGGCCGCATCATGGAGACCGACTTCGTGCGCGTACCCATGGGCTCCACCATCCACGAGGCCCTGCAGGCCATCCGCACCCTCGAAAGCCCGCCCGACCCGCTGCTGGCCGTCTATGTCGTCTCCGAGCAAGACCCCGAGGAGCTGCGCGGGATCGTGCGGCTGCGCGCCCTGATGCTGGCTGACCCCGCCATGCTGATCGACGACATTATGGAGGACGACCTGCCCACCGTGCAGCCCGAGGACCGCGCCGAGGATGCGGCCCGCATCCTGGCCGAGTACAACCTGCTGGCCGTGCCCGTGCTCGACGAGTCGATGCGGCTGGTCGGCGTGGTCAGCGTCGATGATGCCCTGGCAGTGCTGATGCCCGAGATATGGAGCCGTCGCGGCGCGCGCACCCACCTATAG
- a CDS encoding divalent metal cation transporter — translation MTTNEHINETAIDTTPHEPAKRPRFRLSRRGIWPYLMALGPGLLAASAGNDAGGIATYASAGASYGYNLLWAMVIVTIFVGVVQEMSARLGAVTSKGFSDLVRENFPLRATALILSTLFIANFGIIVSEFVGIAAAAELFGVSRYIAVPLSAFIVWLLITRGSYDRVEKVFLALSAVFLTYIAAAFLAKPDWGEVVRSTLQPTIHWNGDYLQLLIALIGTTVSPYMQLYIQSSVVEKGVTPDEYRYTRFDVITGTVFAGIVASFIIIATATTLYPRGITIESASDAAQALAPVAGEYASVLFAVGLLGASLLAAGVLPISTTYMMSEALGFERGVSRTWDEAPMFLGLFTGLVAVGALLALIPGLPLIQVLVGVYVLNGLLLPIELFAILALINNRELMGRHVNGPIFNTIAWGVAITVSVLSFSLIVITVLGWFGIHL, via the coding sequence ATGACCACAAACGAGCACATCAACGAGACCGCCATCGACACCACTCCCCACGAGCCGGCCAAGCGCCCGCGCTTCCGCCTCAGCCGCCGTGGCATCTGGCCCTACCTCATGGCGCTGGGGCCAGGGCTGCTGGCCGCATCCGCCGGCAACGACGCCGGTGGCATCGCCACCTACGCCTCGGCAGGGGCCAGCTACGGCTACAACCTGCTCTGGGCGATGGTGATCGTCACCATCTTCGTGGGCGTGGTGCAGGAGATGAGCGCGCGGCTCGGCGCTGTCACCAGCAAGGGCTTCTCCGACCTGGTGCGCGAGAACTTCCCGCTGCGCGCCACCGCGCTCATTCTCAGCACGCTATTTATCGCCAACTTCGGCATTATCGTCTCCGAGTTTGTCGGCATCGCCGCCGCCGCCGAGCTGTTCGGGGTCAGCCGCTACATCGCGGTGCCGCTGTCCGCGTTCATCGTGTGGCTGCTGATCACGCGCGGCTCCTACGACCGCGTGGAGAAGGTCTTCCTGGCGCTCTCCGCCGTGTTCCTCACCTATATCGCGGCGGCCTTTTTGGCCAAGCCCGACTGGGGCGAGGTGGTGCGCAGCACATTGCAGCCCACCATCCACTGGAACGGCGACTACCTGCAGCTGCTGATCGCGCTGATCGGCACCACTGTGTCGCCCTACATGCAGCTCTACATCCAGTCATCGGTGGTGGAAAAGGGCGTGACGCCCGACGAGTACCGCTACACCCGCTTCGATGTGATCACCGGCACCGTATTTGCAGGCATTGTCGCCTCGTTTATCATCATCGCCACGGCCACCACGCTCTACCCGCGCGGCATTACCATCGAGAGCGCATCCGACGCGGCCCAGGCCCTGGCCCCAGTCGCGGGCGAGTACGCCAGCGTGCTGTTCGCGGTCGGACTGCTAGGGGCCTCGCTGCTAGCCGCCGGGGTGCTGCCTATCTCCACCACCTATATGATGAGCGAGGCGCTGGGCTTCGAGCGCGGCGTGTCGCGCACGTGGGACGAGGCCCCCATGTTCTTGGGGCTGTTCACCGGGCTGGTGGCGGTGGGCGCGCTGCTGGCGCTCATCCCCGGGCTGCCGCTCATCCAGGTGCTGGTGGGCGTCTACGTGCTGAACGGCCTGCTGCTGCCGATCGAGCTGTTCGCCATCCTCGCGCTGATCAACAACCGCGAGCTGATGGGCAGGCACGTGAACGGGCCGATCTTCAACACCATCGCCTGGGGCGTGGCGATCACCGTCAGCGTGCTGTCGTTTTCGCTGATCGTGATCACCGTGCTAGGCTGGTTCGGCATCCATCTGTAG